Sequence from the Nitrospiria bacterium genome:
AGTGCATGAATCACACCTCCTGATATTATCCCCTCCATGTACCCCCCAATGAGGTACCTTGGCCTGGAGGAAACCCTTTCAGGCATGGTGAATGCAATAAAGGAGCTGGCCCCTAAAGCAGAAATCACAACCGCATTGTTTTTTGCATCCAAAACCAACAAAATAATAAAAACGGTTGAAGACGCTAAAAGGCATTGTAAAACATAACTAATTTTATTACTTTTAAATTTTTCATCAAAAATTTCCATTATCACCATCCTTAATTTGAGGGTAAGCGAAGGAAACCAGGTTTACCAATCTTATTA
This genomic interval carries:
- a CDS encoding HPP family protein yields the protein MEIFDEKFKSNKISYVLQCLLASSTVFIILLVLDAKNNAVVISALGASSFIAFTMPERVSSRPRYLIGGYMEGIISGGVIHALLPFISGIFSSGILNYAFFGALAVGLSIFLMVVIQTEHPPAAGLALALIINVSGPSSP